A section of the Desulfovibrio sp. Huiquan2017 genome encodes:
- the amrS gene encoding AmmeMemoRadiSam system radical SAM enzyme has protein sequence MIEARLWKPLKNGAVQCRLCNHFCKIRPDERGQCGVRENRDGTLYALNYGKIAALNLDPVEKKPLYHFQPGSMTFSFATMGCNLSCSFCQNWSLSQPPRSGGPIRGQDATPEELVAEAVRQGAASISYTYSEPTIFFELMQDTARLAHEAGLKNIMVSNGFMSRECLEALGPDIDAINVDLKCFTDKFYQDISGARLQPVLNNLRQIKHELKWWLEVTTLLIPGKNDSPEELDRLTSFLADGIGPDTPWHISRFHPDYQMTDAPPTSGDSLKAAYAMGKAKGLLYVYIGNVPGSDKQDTLCPGCGRKLIDRTGFSARVHGIRDGKCAACGQPLHGVDLG, from the coding sequence ATGATCGAAGCAAGACTCTGGAAGCCGCTCAAAAACGGCGCGGTGCAATGCCGCCTCTGCAACCATTTCTGCAAAATCAGGCCGGACGAACGCGGCCAGTGCGGAGTACGCGAAAACCGCGACGGCACCTTGTACGCCCTGAACTACGGCAAGATCGCGGCCCTCAACCTCGACCCGGTGGAGAAAAAACCGCTCTACCACTTCCAGCCGGGGTCCATGACCTTCTCCTTCGCCACCATGGGCTGCAACCTGTCGTGCTCCTTCTGCCAGAACTGGTCCCTGTCCCAACCGCCGCGCTCGGGCGGCCCCATCCGGGGGCAGGACGCCACGCCCGAAGAACTGGTGGCCGAAGCCGTGCGCCAGGGGGCCGCGTCCATCTCCTACACCTACTCCGAGCCGACCATCTTCTTCGAGTTGATGCAGGACACGGCCCGGCTCGCCCACGAGGCCGGGCTCAAGAACATCATGGTTTCCAACGGATTCATGAGCCGTGAATGCCTGGAAGCGCTGGGGCCCGACATCGACGCCATCAACGTGGATCTCAAATGCTTCACCGATAAATTCTACCAGGACATTTCCGGGGCCCGGCTCCAGCCCGTTCTGAACAACCTCAGGCAGATCAAGCACGAATTGAAGTGGTGGCTCGAAGTAACGACCCTGCTCATACCGGGCAAGAACGATTCGCCCGAGGAGCTGGACCGGCTGACGAGCTTTCTGGCCGACGGAATCGGCCCGGACACGCCCTGGCATATCTCGCGGTTCCATCCCGACTATCAGATGACCGACGCGCCCCCCACCTCCGGCGACTCCCTGAAGGCGGCCTACGCCATGGGCAAGGCCAAGGGGCTCCTGTACGTCTACATCGGCAACGTGCCGGGCTCGGACAAACAGGACACCCTCTGCCCGGGCTGCGGCAGGAAGCTGATCGACCGGACCGGCTTCTCGGCCCGCGTGCACGGCATCCGGGACGGCAAGTGCGCTGCCTGCGGGCAGCCACTTCATGGCGTGGACCTGGGTTGA
- a CDS encoding MetS family NSS transporter small subunit: MTTTAIIMMCIGLGVTWGGAAFCVRLAIRNNRH; this comes from the coding sequence ATGACCACTACTGCAATTATCATGATGTGCATCGGCCTCGGCGTCACCTGGGGCGGCGCCGCCTTCTGTGTCCGCCTCGCCATCAGGAACAACCGCCACTAG
- a CDS encoding DsrE family protein, with protein sequence MYCLYAFNGELMCFVHVLLNALDMKERGNEAIIVFEGMAVTLVPELEKTDNPFHALYRKAKDAGLVAGACKACSAKLGVLDAVEKAGLPLLADMSGHPSMAAYLAKGYTILTF encoded by the coding sequence ATGTACTGTCTCTACGCATTCAACGGCGAACTCATGTGCTTCGTCCACGTCCTGCTCAACGCCCTGGACATGAAGGAAAGGGGCAATGAGGCGATCATCGTCTTCGAGGGCATGGCCGTCACCCTCGTACCCGAGCTGGAAAAGACGGACAATCCGTTCCATGCGCTCTATCGGAAGGCCAAGGACGCGGGGCTGGTGGCGGGCGCATGCAAGGCGTGCTCGGCCAAGCTCGGGGTGCTCGACGCCGTGGAAAAGGCGGGGCTGCCCCTGCTCGCAGACATGTCCGGGCACCCGTCCATGGCCGCCTACCTGGCCAAGGGCTACACCATTCTGACCTTCTAA
- a CDS encoding MATE family efflux transporter: MYSNEDRVKIMRDDAIPTALLKLGLPMIMGMLINALYNVVDAYFVGGLGTSPMGAVSVAFPLVQVVIGVGLIFGCGGAMCIARQLGEGDWERASRTASTAVFGSLAAGCAATVLSLLFLDDILALLGATGTILPYAHLYAVVYFSFCLLHVFCITMNNVVVAEGAANMSMFAMLLGGGLNALLDPLFIYAFGWGVGGAAAATVVAQGTTALVYLWYIVGKRGCLKISPRLFTLRGGTCWEIVRLGVPIFVFQLLFGVAMGMTNTAASRYGDSAVAAMGIVFRVLALAAYVLYGYVKGFQPVAGYNYGAKNFARLNESIKVSLRWVLGYCLLVAMLLLVFPGVIMRAFSTNDAQLVALGVKTLRANALAFPLFGMVMVYSTLFLAMGKARVGGLLSVARQGIFFIPAILILPGVMGLDGVIYSQPLADALSFALTIPFVIPLVKWLRDAGGQEGALRVVAVAEGDE; encoded by the coding sequence ATGTATTCGAATGAAGATAGAGTCAAAATTATGCGTGATGACGCAATCCCGACGGCATTGCTGAAATTGGGGTTGCCCATGATAATGGGGATGTTGATAAATGCGCTTTACAATGTGGTGGACGCCTATTTCGTCGGCGGTTTGGGCACCAGCCCGATGGGCGCGGTCTCGGTCGCGTTTCCCCTGGTGCAGGTCGTCATTGGGGTCGGATTGATCTTCGGATGCGGCGGGGCCATGTGCATTGCGCGGCAGTTGGGGGAGGGCGATTGGGAGCGGGCGAGCCGGACGGCGTCCACGGCGGTGTTCGGCAGTCTTGCCGCCGGATGCGCGGCGACTGTTTTATCGCTCCTGTTTCTCGATGACATCCTGGCCCTGCTCGGCGCGACGGGGACCATCCTCCCGTATGCCCACCTCTATGCCGTTGTATACTTTTCCTTTTGCCTTCTGCATGTGTTCTGCATCACTATGAACAATGTGGTCGTCGCGGAAGGCGCGGCAAACATGTCCATGTTCGCCATGCTTCTGGGGGGCGGGTTGAACGCTCTCCTGGATCCGCTTTTCATCTATGCCTTCGGATGGGGGGTGGGCGGAGCGGCCGCCGCGACCGTCGTGGCCCAGGGAACGACCGCGCTGGTCTATCTCTGGTATATAGTGGGCAAACGGGGGTGCCTGAAGATATCCCCGAGGCTCTTCACGTTGCGTGGCGGCACCTGCTGGGAGATAGTCAGGCTGGGGGTGCCGATCTTCGTCTTCCAGCTCCTTTTCGGCGTCGCCATGGGAATGACCAATACCGCTGCGAGCCGATATGGCGATTCCGCGGTCGCGGCGATGGGGATCGTGTTCCGGGTGCTGGCGTTGGCCGCGTACGTTCTGTACGGGTACGTCAAAGGGTTCCAGCCCGTGGCCGGTTACAACTACGGGGCGAAAAATTTTGCCAGGCTCAATGAGTCCATCAAGGTCTCTCTGCGATGGGTCCTCGGCTATTGCCTTCTTGTCGCGATGCTGCTGCTGGTTTTTCCCGGCGTCATCATGCGCGCGTTCAGCACGAATGATGCGCAGCTTGTGGCGCTGGGCGTCAAGACCTTGCGGGCGAATGCCCTGGCGTTTCCCCTGTTCGGCATGGTCATGGTGTATTCCACACTCTTTCTGGCTATGGGCAAGGCCCGGGTGGGCGGGCTTCTCTCCGTCGCCCGCCAGGGGATCTTCTTCATCCCCGCCATTCTTATCCTTCCCGGGGTGATGGGATTGGACGGTGTGATCTACTCCCAGCCGCTGGCGGACGCGTTGTCCTTCGCCCTGACGATTCCCTTTGTGATCCCGTTGGTGAAGTGGTTGCGTGACGCGGGCGGCCAAGAGGGGGCGCTGCGCGTCGTGGCCGTTGCGGAAGGCGATGAATAG
- a CDS encoding sodium-dependent transporter yields the protein MAQREQWGSRAGFVLAAVGSAIGLGNIWRFPYMAYENGGGAFLIPYIFALLTAGIPFMILEFGMGQKYRGSAPKVFRALGKKWEWIGWMQVLVALVISIYYVAVIGWTINYTGFALNQSWGADPKAFFFGDYLGLSDAPLHLGGIRWPILASCTLAWGITWLAITSGVRKGIERACKILIPLLFVLVLALIARVIFLPGAMTGLNYLFHPDFSKLADFSVWADAYGQIFFSLSIGFSIMLAYSSYLPEDSDINNNAAMTVFINCGFSLLAGIMIFSVLGNMAHATGQDVSDVAGAGVGLAFITIPAAINTMPAPTFVGTLFFLCLTMAGVSSHISIVEAVSSSFIDKFGINRKRAATLVCGFGFLVTLAFTTGGGLLILDIVDHFINNLCILGMALAEIILMSYIIGLDEMNAHINAVSDFNVGTAWRLCLKLITVAVLGYTFVMNIVTDLGTPYGGYAQPDLVLLGWGLLPVTFVLALVLSRRQPAYGFARQN from the coding sequence ATGGCTCAACGTGAACAATGGGGCTCCCGTGCCGGATTCGTTCTGGCCGCGGTCGGGTCCGCCATCGGCTTGGGAAATATCTGGCGCTTTCCCTACATGGCTTACGAGAACGGCGGCGGTGCCTTTCTCATCCCCTACATCTTCGCCCTGCTGACGGCGGGCATCCCCTTCATGATTCTTGAATTCGGCATGGGACAGAAATACCGGGGCTCCGCCCCCAAGGTCTTCCGCGCCCTGGGCAAGAAGTGGGAGTGGATCGGCTGGATGCAGGTGCTCGTTGCCCTGGTCATTTCCATCTACTACGTGGCCGTCATCGGCTGGACCATCAACTACACCGGTTTCGCCCTGAACCAGTCCTGGGGGGCCGATCCCAAGGCGTTCTTCTTCGGCGACTACCTGGGCCTGAGCGACGCCCCGCTGCACCTGGGCGGCATCCGCTGGCCCATCCTGGCCTCCTGCACCCTGGCCTGGGGCATCACCTGGCTGGCCATCACCTCGGGCGTGCGCAAAGGCATCGAACGGGCCTGCAAGATTCTGATCCCCCTGCTCTTCGTCCTGGTCCTCGCACTCATCGCCCGCGTGATCTTCCTTCCCGGAGCCATGACCGGGCTGAACTATCTGTTCCACCCCGACTTCTCCAAGTTGGCCGACTTCTCGGTCTGGGCCGACGCCTACGGTCAGATATTCTTTTCCCTGTCCATCGGCTTCTCCATCATGCTGGCCTACTCCAGCTACCTCCCCGAGGACTCCGACATCAACAACAACGCGGCCATGACCGTGTTCATCAACTGCGGCTTCTCCCTGCTGGCGGGCATCATGATCTTCTCCGTGCTCGGCAACATGGCCCACGCCACCGGACAGGACGTGTCCGACGTGGCCGGAGCGGGCGTTGGACTGGCCTTCATCACCATCCCGGCAGCCATCAACACCATGCCCGCCCCCACCTTCGTGGGCACCCTGTTCTTCCTCTGCCTGACCATGGCCGGAGTAAGCTCGCACATCTCCATCGTCGAGGCCGTCAGCTCGTCCTTCATCGACAAGTTCGGTATCAACCGCAAGCGGGCCGCCACCCTGGTCTGCGGATTCGGTTTCCTGGTGACCCTGGCCTTCACCACTGGCGGCGGCCTGCTCATCCTCGACATCGTCGATCACTTCATCAACAACCTGTGCATTCTCGGCATGGCCCTGGCCGAAATCATACTCATGAGCTACATCATCGGCCTCGACGAGATGAACGCCCACATCAACGCGGTCTCGGACTTCAATGTCGGCACCGCGTGGCGGCTCTGCCTCAAGCTCATCACCGTGGCCGTGCTCGGCTACACCTTCGTCATGAACATCGTGACCGACCTGGGCACCCCCTATGGCGGCTACGCGCAACCCGACCTCGTCCTGCTCGGCTGGGGCTTGCTGCCCGTGACCTTCGTCCTCGCCCTGGTTCTGAGCCGACGCCAACCGGCCTACGGCTTCGCCCGCCAAAACTAA
- a CDS encoding substrate-binding domain-containing protein, with amino-acid sequence MRRMALFFAAMSLWSLLWCFQPSAAFAEELRVLVVPKVESGHYWRQVREGALEGGADRGVRVIFRGPMDHEDPQAQDGIIRDGVVDRVDALVIAPTHATKLAETVARARAAGIAVVIIDSPLQGDARDSLIATDNGVAGRTAADFLLSKVQPGRDPILLLRFKEGNESTVEREQGFAHRVVEKTGGKGLIVSDYIGVSEGSAYHRVLGLLRTHPKVRAVFAPAEVVTLGCIQAIGELGLAGKIAVVGFDSTPEIREALRGGLLSAVMVQQPYRMGYLGVSTACDILNGKSVPKRIVTEARLVTDADDAALGGEPCGSGGPRP; translated from the coding sequence ATGCGCAGGATGGCGCTGTTTTTCGCAGCTATGTCCCTCTGGAGCCTTCTGTGGTGTTTTCAGCCTTCGGCGGCTTTCGCCGAGGAGCTGCGCGTATTGGTCGTGCCCAAGGTGGAATCGGGCCATTATTGGCGGCAGGTCCGGGAAGGCGCCCTGGAAGGGGGGGCCGACCGAGGCGTGCGGGTGATCTTCCGGGGGCCCATGGACCATGAGGACCCCCAGGCTCAGGACGGGATCATCCGGGACGGGGTGGTGGACAGGGTCGATGCCCTCGTCATCGCGCCCACCCACGCCACCAAGCTGGCCGAGACCGTGGCCCGGGCGCGGGCGGCAGGCATCGCCGTGGTGATCATTGATTCGCCTTTGCAGGGGGATGCGCGCGACAGCCTCATCGCCACGGACAACGGAGTCGCCGGGCGCACGGCCGCGGACTTTCTGCTGAGCAAGGTGCAGCCTGGCCGCGACCCCATCCTGTTGCTGCGTTTCAAAGAGGGCAATGAATCGACCGTCGAGCGGGAGCAGGGTTTCGCCCACAGGGTCGTGGAGAAAACCGGGGGCAAGGGACTGATCGTCAGCGATTACATCGGCGTGAGCGAGGGCAGCGCCTATCACCGGGTTCTGGGCCTGTTGCGCACCCATCCCAAGGTCCGGGCCGTGTTCGCCCCGGCGGAGGTGGTCACTCTCGGCTGCATCCAGGCCATCGGCGAACTGGGCCTGGCGGGCAAGATTGCGGTCGTGGGCTTTGACTCCACGCCGGAGATACGCGAGGCCCTTCGGGGGGGACTGCTCAGCGCCGTCATGGTCCAACAGCCCTATCGTATGGGCTACCTTGGAGTTTCCACGGCCTGCGACATCCTCAACGGCAAGTCGGTCCCCAAACGCATCGTCACCGAGGCGCGCTTGGTCACCGACGCCGACGACGCGGCATTGGGCGGGGAGCCGTGCGGCAGTGGGGGGCCCCGGCCCTAG
- the cbiM gene encoding cobalt transporter CbiM, with protein sequence MHISEGVLSGPVLLGGAALTVVGTAIGLKKIDYDRIMSVAILSATFFIASLIHVPIGPSSGHLILGGLLGVVLGWAAFPSILVALTLQAVLFQYGGLTSLGVNCFDMAAPAVLCYYLFRPMLMRGAGRRFAAAFACGFLAMLLSATLTAGALALSGDEFVEAAQVLFIAHLPIMAIEGVITGFAYAFLAKVKPEVLSC encoded by the coding sequence ATGCACATATCGGAAGGGGTTCTTTCGGGACCGGTTCTCCTGGGTGGGGCGGCTCTCACCGTGGTCGGCACGGCCATAGGCCTGAAGAAGATCGACTACGACCGGATCATGTCCGTGGCCATCCTGTCCGCGACTTTTTTCATCGCCTCGCTCATTCACGTACCGATCGGCCCGTCCAGCGGGCACCTCATCCTGGGCGGCCTGCTCGGAGTGGTTCTGGGCTGGGCGGCGTTTCCGTCCATACTGGTGGCCCTCACCCTCCAGGCCGTGCTTTTCCAGTATGGCGGGTTGACCTCGCTCGGCGTCAACTGTTTCGACATGGCCGCGCCCGCCGTGCTCTGCTATTATCTTTTCCGGCCCATGCTCATGCGCGGCGCCGGCCGCCGATTCGCCGCCGCCTTCGCCTGCGGGTTCCTGGCCATGCTTCTGAGCGCCACCCTGACCGCCGGGGCCCTGGCCCTGTCCGGCGACGAGTTCGTCGAAGCGGCCCAGGTGCTGTTCATCGCGCACCTGCCCATCATGGCCATTGAGGGCGTCATCACCGGCTTCGCCTACGCCTTTCTGGCCAAGGTCAAACCCGAGGTCCTGAGTTGTTGA
- a CDS encoding Rrf2 family transcriptional regulator produces MKLTTRSRYGTRMMLDIAQNGQDGPVRIQDIADRQGVSAKYLEKLIRKLKDVGFVKSKRGPRGGHSLAKPATEIPIGEVVHALEGDGSLVECRSGDKGCARMKECLTRRLWQEAADAMYERLNTFTLADLINDAEQCGSSSVEPWSRGGF; encoded by the coding sequence ATGAAATTGACCACACGGAGCCGCTACGGGACCCGCATGATGCTCGACATCGCCCAGAACGGGCAGGACGGCCCGGTGCGCATTCAGGACATCGCGGACCGCCAGGGAGTTTCCGCCAAGTATCTGGAAAAACTCATCCGCAAGCTCAAGGATGTGGGCTTCGTCAAGTCCAAGCGCGGGCCGCGCGGCGGCCATTCCCTGGCCAAGCCCGCGACCGAGATCCCCATCGGCGAGGTGGTCCACGCCCTGGAGGGCGATGGCTCCCTGGTGGAGTGCCGCTCCGGCGACAAGGGCTGCGCCCGCATGAAGGAATGTCTGACCCGCCGGTTGTGGCAGGAGGCGGCCGACGCCATGTACGAGCGGCTGAATACCTTCACCCTGGCCGACCTGATCAACGACGCCGAGCAATGTGGGAGTTCTTCCGTGGAGCCGTGGAGCCGGGGCGGATTCTGA
- the rlmD gene encoding 23S rRNA (uracil(1939)-C(5))-methyltransferase RlmD, with the protein MPLQKDDIIECSIESLAFGGRGVAHVDGMAVFVAGGLPGDTVTARVVKAKKRFAEAVLETVVAPSPHRVEPKCPHFGQCGGCAVQDLEYAEQVAQKAAQVENALRRIGGVEDFVLDAPAASPVVWNYRNKMEFAFEQRDDGPHLGLRAVLPAGDKGLAPVLDIEECHLCGRRDMEILRTARDFVRASGLPAYDPAADAGFWRHLVVRHTALNEIMVHLITAEAPGDYGRAEELGEILADRFPDLTAFVHSSRARRSLAATGEKMVFRLGARAVTEMVEHGDRQARYHLGPNAFFQTNTAGAGELFGTVREFGGFTGSETVLDLYCGIGAIGIFLADAVKKVVGVEVSEEAVSKAWSSAKLNKLDNCGFTAASLDSPAALKGLPKVDVLVVDPPRAGIHENTAKAILALAPKRILAVSCDPTTLARDVKRLSERYALKRARAVDMFPHTHHVETVALLELK; encoded by the coding sequence ATGCCCTTGCAGAAAGACGATATCATAGAATGTTCCATAGAGTCCTTGGCCTTCGGTGGCCGGGGCGTCGCCCATGTGGACGGCATGGCCGTGTTCGTGGCGGGCGGGCTGCCCGGCGACACGGTTACGGCCCGCGTGGTCAAGGCCAAGAAACGGTTCGCCGAAGCCGTGCTCGAAACCGTGGTCGCGCCCTCGCCCCATCGGGTGGAGCCGAAGTGCCCCCATTTCGGGCAATGCGGCGGCTGCGCGGTCCAGGATCTGGAATATGCCGAGCAGGTGGCCCAGAAGGCGGCCCAGGTGGAAAACGCGCTCAGGCGCATCGGCGGGGTGGAGGATTTCGTCCTGGACGCCCCCGCTGCCTCACCCGTGGTCTGGAACTACCGCAACAAGATGGAGTTCGCCTTCGAGCAGCGCGATGATGGTCCGCACCTGGGGCTGCGCGCCGTTCTTCCCGCCGGGGACAAGGGGTTGGCCCCGGTTCTGGACATCGAGGAATGCCATCTGTGCGGGCGGCGGGACATGGAGATTCTGCGCACGGCGCGCGATTTCGTCCGCGCCTCGGGCCTGCCCGCCTACGATCCTGCCGCCGACGCCGGGTTCTGGCGGCATCTGGTCGTCCGTCACACTGCGCTGAACGAGATCATGGTCCACCTGATCACGGCCGAGGCCCCGGGCGACTATGGCCGGGCCGAGGAGTTGGGTGAAATCCTGGCCGACCGCTTTCCGGATCTGACCGCCTTTGTCCACTCTTCGAGGGCCCGCCGTTCCCTGGCGGCCACGGGCGAGAAGATGGTCTTCCGCCTGGGCGCCCGCGCCGTGACCGAGATGGTCGAACACGGCGACCGCCAGGCTCGCTATCATCTCGGACCCAACGCCTTTTTCCAGACCAATACGGCCGGGGCGGGCGAACTCTTCGGGACCGTGCGCGAGTTCGGCGGGTTCACCGGCAGCGAGACCGTGCTCGATCTCTACTGCGGCATCGGGGCCATCGGCATCTTTCTGGCGGATGCGGTGAAGAAGGTCGTGGGCGTGGAGGTCAGCGAAGAGGCCGTGTCCAAGGCATGGTCCAGCGCCAAGTTGAACAAGCTGGACAATTGTGGATTTACCGCCGCTTCCCTGGACAGCCCGGCCGCCCTCAAGGGGCTGCCCAAAGTGGACGTCCTGGTGGTCGACCCGCCCCGCGCGGGCATCCACGAGAATACGGCCAAGGCCATCCTCGCCCTGGCCCCGAAAAGGATCCTGGCCGTGTCCTGCGACCCCACCACCCTGGCCCGCGACGTCAAGCGCCTTTCGGAACGATACGCCCTCAAGCGCGCCAGGGCCGTGGACATGTTTCCCCATACCCATCACGTGGAGACCGTGGCCCTGCTGGAGTTGAAGTAA
- a CDS encoding MarR family transcriptional regulator has translation MFVYGKKTEHLSYAILRVAWKLVESEKKKGCYGTDKRLYEAEIHMIKHIKENPDLHVSALAERLGVTRGAVSQTIMKLERKGMVVKEKDLRNQSRILVRLTPKGEVAHAEHERLHREFDVQVEGLLAGASPEQRAFLRGVLAKLEEVADNM, from the coding sequence ATGTTCGTTTACGGAAAAAAGACGGAGCACCTCAGCTACGCCATCTTGCGGGTGGCATGGAAGCTGGTTGAGTCCGAAAAGAAAAAAGGCTGTTACGGGACGGACAAGCGGCTCTATGAAGCTGAAATCCATATGATCAAGCATATCAAGGAGAATCCGGATTTGCATGTCTCGGCCCTTGCGGAAAGGCTCGGCGTCACTCGGGGGGCCGTTTCCCAGACCATCATGAAATTGGAACGAAAAGGGATGGTGGTCAAGGAAAAGGATCTCCGCAACCAGTCGCGGATTTTGGTGCGGTTGACGCCCAAAGGTGAGGTGGCCCATGCCGAGCATGAGCGGCTGCACCGGGAATTTGACGTACAAGTCGAGGGCCTTTTGGCCGGTGCGTCGCCGGAGCAGAGAGCCTTCCTCCGAGGTGTCCTGGCAAAGCTTGAAGAAGTCGCGGACAATATGTGA
- a CDS encoding HD domain-containing protein, which produces MSVIIRKSLLELIFSGAFMKRWNDKLRPMELVEVDKQGHKMIVAWLLFLLNSRDMDVARKRALGEAIIEGGIFDYLYRLVITDIKPPVFYRIKENAEDYRTLTNWVLEELTPRIMPLGEDFIRRMGQYLMHPEDKGLARRILHAAHLYASYSEFKLLKSINRMDHELIEIEQSFIDRLEAMRDLNGVAELLDEDGTVLGGFARMCGRLRFQKRWSQTPRVPETSVLGHMFIVAAYSWFFSMEVGACRARSQNNFFSGLFHDLPELLTRDIISPVKAASRDISDLIHEYEILELHRVVLNPLKEGGYTDIADRLEYFLGLEAGSEFKATAVVDGVITEASDADLAGRYNHDTLDPKDGPLLKVSDSLAAYIEAHTALKNGISSGQLHHALYRIQQTYRKRPVVAGVQVSALLADFD; this is translated from the coding sequence ATGTCCGTCATCATCCGAAAAAGCCTGCTCGAACTGATCTTCTCCGGTGCGTTCATGAAACGCTGGAATGACAAGCTGCGGCCCATGGAGCTGGTGGAGGTGGACAAACAGGGGCACAAGATGATCGTTGCCTGGCTGCTCTTCCTGCTCAACTCGCGGGACATGGACGTGGCCCGCAAGCGGGCCCTGGGCGAGGCCATCATCGAGGGCGGCATCTTCGACTACCTCTACCGGCTGGTCATAACGGACATCAAGCCGCCGGTCTTTTACCGCATCAAGGAAAATGCCGAGGACTACCGGACCCTGACCAACTGGGTGCTCGAAGAGCTGACCCCGCGCATCATGCCCCTGGGCGAGGACTTCATCCGACGCATGGGCCAGTACCTCATGCACCCCGAGGACAAGGGACTGGCGCGGCGCATTCTCCATGCCGCCCATCTGTACGCCAGCTACTCGGAGTTCAAGCTGCTCAAGTCCATCAACCGCATGGACCACGAACTGATCGAAATCGAGCAGAGCTTCATCGACCGGCTGGAGGCCATGCGCGACTTGAACGGCGTGGCCGAACTGCTCGACGAGGACGGCACGGTCCTCGGCGGATTCGCGCGCATGTGCGGACGGCTCAGGTTCCAGAAACGCTGGTCCCAGACCCCGCGCGTACCCGAAACCTCGGTGCTGGGGCACATGTTCATCGTGGCCGCCTACTCCTGGTTTTTCTCCATGGAAGTGGGAGCGTGCCGCGCCCGCAGCCAGAACAATTTCTTTTCCGGCCTGTTCCACGACCTGCCCGAGTTGCTCACCCGGGACATCATCTCCCCGGTCAAGGCGGCCTCCCGCGACATCAGCGACCTGATCCACGAGTATGAAATACTGGAGTTGCACCGGGTGGTCCTCAACCCCCTCAAGGAAGGCGGCTACACGGACATTGCCGACCGGCTGGAATACTTCCTCGGCCTGGAGGCGGGCAGCGAATTCAAGGCCACCGCGGTCGTGGACGGCGTCATCACCGAGGCCTCGGACGCCGATCTGGCGGGCCGGTACAACCACGACACCCTGGACCCCAAGGACGGCCCCCTGCTCAAGGTCTCGGACTCCCTCGCCGCCTACATCGAGGCGCATACCGCGCTGAAGAACGGCATTTCCTCGGGCCAGCTCCACCACGCGCTTTACCGCATCCAGCAAACATACCGGAAACGTCCGGTCGTGGCCGGTGTCCAGGTCAGCGCCCTGCTGGCGGATTTTGATTAG
- a CDS encoding hemolysin III family protein, whose amino-acid sequence MTFSLRDPVSGLTHCIGAALAVLATVLLIVRSVNPALPWHIVTFSIFGGGMILLYTASTLYHWLPVSEYWVGVLRRVDHSMIFFYIAATYTPICLIPLRGPWGWSMFGGVWGLALAGILMKVFWMNAPRKLSTGIYLAMGWLVLVGIYPLVKTMSPASLVWLVAGGLVYSVGAVIYAIKWPDPFPRLFGFHEIFHLFVIGGSFCHFVVMYWYV is encoded by the coding sequence ATGACCTTTTCCCTGCGTGATCCCGTCAGCGGCTTGACCCACTGCATCGGCGCGGCGTTGGCCGTGCTCGCCACGGTGCTGCTCATCGTGCGTTCGGTCAACCCGGCCCTGCCGTGGCACATCGTGACCTTCTCCATCTTCGGCGGGGGCATGATCCTGCTCTACACGGCCTCCACCCTGTACCATTGGCTGCCGGTCAGTGAGTATTGGGTCGGTGTCCTGCGTCGGGTGGATCACTCCATGATCTTCTTCTACATCGCGGCCACCTACACCCCCATTTGCCTCATTCCCCTGCGCGGGCCGTGGGGCTGGTCCATGTTCGGGGGCGTCTGGGGATTGGCCCTGGCGGGCATTCTTATGAAGGTTTTCTGGATGAACGCCCCGCGCAAGCTGTCCACGGGCATCTATCTGGCCATGGGTTGGCTCGTGCTGGTAGGCATCTATCCCCTGGTCAAGACGATGTCGCCCGCGTCCCTCGTCTGGCTGGTGGCGGGCGGCCTGGTGTACTCCGTCGGCGCGGTCATCTACGCCATCAAGTGGCCCGACCCGTTTCCCCGGCTCTTCGGGTTCCACGAGATCTTCCATCTCTTCGTCATTGGCGGCTCGTTCTGCCACTTCGTCGTCATGTACTGGTATGTGTAG